CTCGCTCGCGATCACGCGCCTGCGACCATAGCTGCGCCAGAAGCCGCTGACGCTCGGCGCTCGGTCGTAACAGGTTCTCGGCAAGCAGCGCCTGCAGCAGACGGGCGGCCTGCCAGGGCGCCCCCGCCTGGACGTGCACGGCCACCAGGTTATGCAGATCCTGGTCGCTCAAGGATATGCCGCCCTCGTGGGCCAGTCTGAGGGTGGCCGCAGCCTCGACCTGACGCTCATCGAGACTTTGCATGCCAGCCAGTTGCCGCCAGTGCTCGGACTGGTTGGGTTGTCTGCGTACCAGCACCTTGAGCCAGCGTTCGGCCTGCCGGTAGCGTTCGAGCCGGTGATTCATGCCAGCCAGCAGGCGGTACCACACCGTGTCTGCCTGCGGATCGGCAGCCACCACCTGCTCGGCCAGAGGTATGGCTTTGTCGTACTGCTCCAGCTCGCTATAGGCCTGCACCAACAGCCTTTTGCGCGGGGTCGAGAGCTCGCCTCGTTGTTGTTCCTGCTCGAGTAGCCGCACTGCCTCGGCGTGCTGTCCAGCGCCTATGAGCAACTGCGCCAGGTTCCGCCGGTCCTGCGCTGCAGCCTGATCGCCCAGCGCCCCGCTATTCAGACCCAGACGCAGCCATTTGATGGCTTCGGACGGCCGGTCCTGCTCGATCGCCAGATAGCCCAGACGCTGATGGACAAGCGCCAACTCCAACGAGCCTTCGCGCAAGCCCTGGCGGATAGCTTCCAACCGCGCCCGGGCTTCGGCCTGACTGCCCGCTTGTTGGAGGCGCTGCGCCTCGGCGATAGCTTCAAAAACCGGCCGGGAAATCTGCTGCTGCGCCTGCACGGCACCACAGCACACCACTAACGACAGCAGCCCGGCAGATAGGATACGCGGGGTCATCGGCGCCGCCCTTGCAGACGGAAGTACAACGTCTTGGTTGCCTCGCGAGGTACCGGCTGACCATTTTCACGCCGCGGGGCGAAGCGCCAGCGGCTTGCCGCGCGCCGCGCTTCCCGATCGAAGACGCCCGGCGGCTCTGCCTCGGTTACCCGCAGATTGTCGACCTTGCCTTCGGCGGTGATGGTGAAACGCAACACAACCTTGCCCTCGATCCCGGCAGCACTAGCCCGCGGCGGGTAGTTGGGCGGTATGTCGACCAGCGGCGTCACGTCTTCGTCGATACTCACCTCGCCCATCTCCGCCGAGGCTGCGGCTTCCGGTTCGGCAGGCTGAGGCGCTGGCGCAGCCGGAGCCGCGACGGGCTCCGGTGTCGGTTGCGCCACCGCGAGGTTATCGAGGCTCGGCGCAGCAGTGATATTGATCTGCGCAGGCAGGTCGGGAATGCTCAGATCCAGCGCCACCTCCGCCTGCGCCGGAGCCTCTGGCGCAGCGTCAGGGATCGGCGGCGGCTCGGGCAGATCAGGAGGTTCCGGACGCTCCGGCAATTCGCGACGCTGGCGTTCTTCGCTGGCAGTATCGCTTACGCTGCGCACGAAGCCGACCCGCGCTATCTCCTCATCGGGCAATTGATCGTCGCGGGGGGGCATGACCAGCAGAATCATCAAGCCGAACAGGGCCAGGGCAACCAGGACTGCTGCTCCCAGGCTGACTAGCAGCCGCATCAGCGCGATCCACCCGAGCCCGACGCGGTGGCGGCTAGCGCGACGTCGTCTACTCCGGCCAGGCGAACCTGATCCATGATGCGGATCACCAGACCGCTGCGTGCGTCACGATCGGCCTGCACCACCACCGAGCTGTCCGGTTGATCAACGCGCATGCGCTCGACCGCGGCACGCACCGAGCGGATGTCGACCTGCTGACGGTCGATCCAGATCTCGCCGTTGGCGTCCACCGCGATAAGGATGTTGCCCCTGGGCTGGTTTTCGGCCGTGTCGGCAGACGGCGTCTGCACCGTGATCCCGGCTTCCTTGATGAAGGAGCTGGTGACGATAAAGAAAATCAGCATGATGAAAACGATGTCGAGCATGGGCGTCAGATCGATGCCGGCTTCGTCGTCACTGCTTGCTTGGTGCCTGCGCATGCGCATGGTCGATTCCTAGTCGTGGTGCAGCTTGTCGGTGAGCATCTGCAGGGCGCGACGCGCCTGCTGATCGAGTCTTGCCAGGCAGAACAGCCCGCTGATGGCGATGACCATACCCGCCATCGTCGGCACCGTGGCGCGGGAGACCCCGGCGGCCATCTCGCGCGGGTTGCCATTGCCGCTCAGCGCCATGACATCGAACACCTGAACCATGCCGGTCACCGTCCCGAGCAAACCAAGCAGGGGGCACAGGGCGATCAGTACGCGTACCAGCGGGAGGTAGCGATTCAGGCGCAACTGCGCCTGTGACAGCCAGGCATGGCGGATGCAGCGAGCTGCCACGGAATGTCGATCGCCTCGGTGAAGCCAGTCGGCTTGCAGGCGCCGGGCCTCGCTGGGAAAGACCCGAGCGAGGAACCACAACCGCTCGAGCATGAGCGTCCAGAGCAATATCGTGGTGAACAGGATGGTCCACAGCACCCAGCCGCCACTGTCGAGGAAATCCCTGAGCAGCCACAGCCCTTCAGTCACCTCGACGCTCTCCGTTGCCCAGATGCAGGGCAATCAGGCCGGCGCTTTGCTGTTCGAGCAATTGCACGAGCGCTTTGCTTCGCGCGGCAACCAGGCTATGCAGGAACAACAGCGGGATCGCCACGACCAGACCCAGGACGGTTGTCACCAGCGCCTGTGAAATGCCGCCGGCCATCATCTTCGGATCGCCGGTGCCGTACAGCGTGATCGCCTGGAAGGTGGCAATCATGCCGGTCACGGTACCCAACAGCCCGAGCAGCGGCGCAACCGCGGCAAGCAATTTGATCAGCCCCTGCCAGCGTTCGAGGCGCGGCGTTTCACGCAGGATCGCCTCGTCGAGCTTGAGCTCCAGCGTATCGATCTCTTCCAGGCGCGGCCGGTCGCCGATGACCCCGAGGACTCGGCCAAGTGGATTATCGGTGCGCAAATCGCCGAGATCGTCCGCTTGCCGATCGACACGGCGCGACACCCGCTGCAGCCAGATCAGCCGGCCGATGGCGAGCAGTAAGCCGAGCAGGCCCAGGCCGAGAATCACGTAGCCAACGAGCCCGCCCTGGCGAACCCGCTCAAGCAGCGATGGTGTCAGCTGTTGCTGCGCCAGCACGTTGCCCCGCGTCGGATCGACCCAGAGATCGGCAAGCTCGTCGCGCGGCTCGACAAAATCCTCGGCCAGGTTGCCGTCACCGGGCTGACGCGCCGCTACCATAAAACGATTGGCGTCAGGCTCGTACAGAAGGTAGTCATCTCCTTGAAGGGCGACGAAGGGACCAACGGCTACGACCGGCAATGTCTGCTGCTGGCCATCCCGGCCCGCCACCGCTGCGGTGAAGCGGCTGACCTGACCGCTGGCTGTCATGTCCTGCTGCAGTATGTACCAGAACTGTTCGAGTTCTTCGACCGTCGGAATGCTGCGGCTTTGCTCAAGCTGTTGAAGCCCCTCGGTCCGCTGCGGGAAACGAGCATTCAATAGCGAGTCTCGCCATTGGCCACGGGTGTCCGCGGCCATCTGCCTGACTACCCCGAACAGCTCACCAAGATTTCCGCTGCGCTCGTCGAGCTGCGCTTGCGCCTCGCCCAGCTCGCTTTCGAGTCGCTCGAATTCAGCTTGCAGCCGGTCCGTCTGCGCCTGTACCTCGGCAAGTGCCTGCTCCGCTTCGCGTAGCGTCTGCTGGCGCTGGTCTCGCTCGGCGATGAACCGCTGCTCCCGCTCACGCATTGCCTGCTGCTCCGCGCTACGCACCTCGCGAATGCTGCGCAACAGCTCATCAAGGCTGTCCGGGCCCGTGTCGGCCTGGGCAAAGCACAGGGGGGCGATCAGCGCCAGTAAGCCTGCTCCTATCCATCGCCGTGTCGCTGCGCTCATTGGGCATTCTCCTGATCCTGCACTGGCGGAAGCGGCAAACGCAGCATGACCGGCGTCTGTTGCTGCCTGGCGATGTTCAGGCCTTGCTCCAGAGTGCGTCGATACTCTCCAGGCAAAGCTGCCCAATCGCCCTGCTCCGGCTCCCAGTATCCTTGCTCGCTACCATCGGGCGTCTGGTAGAACAGCATCAGCCTGCCAAGACGCAGAAAGTCCACCACCCGCGTTCCGGTATCGTCCTGCAATGTGCCGCGCCACGCTTCAAGCGTGCGGCCATAGTCGCTTTCGATCTGGTACGCCTCGAGCACACGCCGATACTTCTCGGCAATGCTCACCGCCGGGTTGGCCATCAATGTCTTGAGCTGCGCGACCCGCTCGTGTCGCTCCTCGGACTGAAACGGCAGATCCAGCTCAACGAAACGTTCCAGCGAGGCGAGCATGCGCTGCAACAGAGGCAGCACCTCGTGCTGGGTATCTTCGATGGAAGCCAGCTGTGACTGCAGGCGTTGGAGCTCTTGCCGCTGAGCAGAAACGATATCCTCGAGTTGCTGGTTGTAATCGCGCAGCTGATCGCCCCGGCTGATTGCCTCTCTGTAGCGCTCAAGCGCTTCGCGGGTAGCGTCATCCAGCTGCTCGACACGTTGCTGAGACTGCACCGCTTCTCGGGTCAGCGCCGCGCTTTCGTCGAACGCGCGCTCCCCGGCATTCTGTGCCAGGGCTGCAGAGGACACGAGCGTCGCCAGAACCATGCATACCGCTCTCATTCAAAGGCTCCATCGGGGGAAGCTGGCGACCAGATGAGGCCAGCCACAAAAGAGAACCATTATCATCTGAGTCTGTGCGGAGTTCAACCGCTGTGGCAGAGCGTCGCAGCGGGCCAAAGCGAAGCATTGCTGTAGATCAATAATCCACGTCCCTTCGACGCATACAGTGAGCCCTGACAACACATGCATCAGGAGCTACACCATGTCACGCGTTACACAGAAGCTGTCCGCTGCCCTTATCCTCGCTCCAGCCCTGCTGGCCGTGTCAGTTACCGCCCATGCCTACGAGGCCGGCAACGTAATTCTGCGAGCGGGCGCGGTAGCGGCTGATCCGCAAGAAAGTAGCGGCGACGTCAAACTGGGCGGTGCGCCTACCGGACTGGAAGTCGGTGTCGACAGCAACATACAACTGGGTTTGACCGGGACCTTCATGCTGAGCGACAGACTGGGCCTGGGCCTGCTCGCAGCCACCCCGTTCAAGCACACCATCAATCTCAACGGCGTGGGTGAACTGGCTGACGTCAAGCACCTGCCTCCGACGTTGACACTGCAGTATTTCCCGCTGGGTTCGGCATCTGCATTACAGCCCTATGTTGGCGCCGGTCTGAACTACACCACGTTCTTCAGCGAAGACTTCAAGTCCGATCCCGCTGCCGCTGGCTTCAACGGCTTGTCGCTGGATGACTCCTGGGGTCTGGCTCTGGAAGCTGGACTGGACTATATGTTGACCGAAAACGTCGTTCTCAATGCAGCCGTCTGGTATGCGGACATCGACACCGAAGCGACCTTCGACGTAGGCGGCGTGCCTGGCAAAGTCAGCGTGGATATCGACCCGTACGTCTACATGGTGGGCCTGGGATACAAATTCTAAGCGGCAAGACTGGAACGCATGACGGCCGCCTTTGCGGCCGTCATGCGTTCTGCGGGTCGATCAGTGCGGAAAGCTGAGCGCGCCAGGCGCGCGGCTTGATGCCGAAGGCCATCAACAGCCGGCGAGAAGCCAGTGCGGCATTCTGCGGCTCGCGCCCAGCCATTTGCTGGCTGGCGAAAGAAACCGGCTGTACGATCGGATCGACTTCCAGCTGCTGGCTGGCCAATAACTCTTGCGCCAGACTCTTGGCAAAGGAAATCCAGCTGGATACTTCGCTACTGCCGTAGTGGTAGGTGCCATAGAGCGGTGCGTCGCAGTCAAGTTGCTTGAGTATCGCCAGCATGACCCGGGCCGCATCGTTGATCGGAGTGGGATTGCCCCGCCACTCTTCGGCCAGTTGAACGGGTTCGCCAGTTTGCATCTGCGCCAGCAGCCGCCCCAGCAGGCCGTCGCCGGACCGGTCCAGAAGCCAGCTGAAGCGCAGGATGACGTGCCGCTCGCTGGCCTGGCGAAGCCGTCCTTCGAGCTCTGCCTGCAGCGAGCCCAGCGGATCGGAAGGAGCG
The nucleotide sequence above comes from Halopseudomonas xinjiangensis. Encoded proteins:
- a CDS encoding tetratricopeptide repeat protein, producing MTPRILSAGLLSLVVCCGAVQAQQQISRPVFEAIAEAQRLQQAGSQAEARARLEAIRQGLREGSLELALVHQRLGYLAIEQDRPSEAIKWLRLGLNSGALGDQAAAQDRRNLAQLLIGAGQHAEAVRLLEQEQQRGELSTPRKRLLVQAYSELEQYDKAIPLAEQVVAADPQADTVWYRLLAGMNHRLERYRQAERWLKVLVRRQPNQSEHWRQLAGMQSLDERQVEAAATLRLAHEGGISLSDQDLHNLVAVHVQAGAPWQAARLLQALLAENLLRPSAERQRLLAQLWSQARDRERAEAAWSALAGKSGASSDWLQLARLQLEKQQWSALLGTLERAEAGASAEQLATIRQWRDYVEAVRAEEGANQ
- a CDS encoding energy transducer TonB, with the protein product MRLLVSLGAAVLVALALFGLMILLVMPPRDDQLPDEEIARVGFVRSVSDTASEERQRRELPERPEPPDLPEPPPIPDAAPEAPAQAEVALDLSIPDLPAQINITAAPSLDNLAVAQPTPEPVAAPAAPAPQPAEPEAAASAEMGEVSIDEDVTPLVDIPPNYPPRASAAGIEGKVVLRFTITAEGKVDNLRVTEAEPPGVFDREARRAASRWRFAPRRENGQPVPREATKTLYFRLQGRRR
- a CDS encoding ExbD/TolR family protein; translation: MRMRRHQASSDDEAGIDLTPMLDIVFIMLIFFIVTSSFIKEAGITVQTPSADTAENQPRGNILIAVDANGEIWIDRQQVDIRSVRAAVERMRVDQPDSSVVVQADRDARSGLVIRIMDQVRLAGVDDVALAATASGSGGSR
- a CDS encoding MotA/TolQ/ExbB proton channel family protein encodes the protein MTEGLWLLRDFLDSGGWVLWTILFTTILLWTLMLERLWFLARVFPSEARRLQADWLHRGDRHSVAARCIRHAWLSQAQLRLNRYLPLVRVLIALCPLLGLLGTVTGMVQVFDVMALSGNGNPREMAAGVSRATVPTMAGMVIAISGLFCLARLDQQARRALQMLTDKLHHD
- a CDS encoding MotA/TolQ/ExbB proton channel family protein — encoded protein: MSAATRRWIGAGLLALIAPLCFAQADTGPDSLDELLRSIREVRSAEQQAMREREQRFIAERDQRQQTLREAEQALAEVQAQTDRLQAEFERLESELGEAQAQLDERSGNLGELFGVVRQMAADTRGQWRDSLLNARFPQRTEGLQQLEQSRSIPTVEELEQFWYILQQDMTASGQVSRFTAAVAGRDGQQQTLPVVAVGPFVALQGDDYLLYEPDANRFMVAARQPGDGNLAEDFVEPRDELADLWVDPTRGNVLAQQQLTPSLLERVRQGGLVGYVILGLGLLGLLLAIGRLIWLQRVSRRVDRQADDLGDLRTDNPLGRVLGVIGDRPRLEEIDTLELKLDEAILRETPRLERWQGLIKLLAAVAPLLGLLGTVTGMIATFQAITLYGTGDPKMMAGGISQALVTTVLGLVVAIPLLFLHSLVAARSKALVQLLEQQSAGLIALHLGNGERRGD
- a CDS encoding DUF3450 domain-containing protein translates to MRAVCMVLATLVSSAALAQNAGERAFDESAALTREAVQSQQRVEQLDDATREALERYREAISRGDQLRDYNQQLEDIVSAQRQELQRLQSQLASIEDTQHEVLPLLQRMLASLERFVELDLPFQSEERHERVAQLKTLMANPAVSIAEKYRRVLEAYQIESDYGRTLEAWRGTLQDDTGTRVVDFLRLGRLMLFYQTPDGSEQGYWEPEQGDWAALPGEYRRTLEQGLNIARQQQTPVMLRLPLPPVQDQENAQ
- a CDS encoding OmpW family outer membrane protein, giving the protein MSRVTQKLSAALILAPALLAVSVTAHAYEAGNVILRAGAVAADPQESSGDVKLGGAPTGLEVGVDSNIQLGLTGTFMLSDRLGLGLLAATPFKHTINLNGVGELADVKHLPPTLTLQYFPLGSASALQPYVGAGLNYTTFFSEDFKSDPAAAGFNGLSLDDSWGLALEAGLDYMLTENVVLNAAVWYADIDTEATFDVGGVPGKVSVDIDPYVYMVGLGYKF
- a CDS encoding sugar nucleotide-binding protein; amino-acid sequence: MRMRVLLLGEETRLGQALLAQASMESIQLQTLGQSPGGWSNEVVDQALARERPDMLVNLAFYHEQFQLGLLEQPALDEQRRFTNKLIESCVSHDCALFMPSSARVFDGLKTSAYSEKDPLAPSDPLGSLQAELEGRLRQASERHVILRFSWLLDRSGDGLLGRLLAQMQTGEPVQLAEEWRGNPTPINDAARVMLAILKQLDCDAPLYGTYHYGSSEVSSWISFAKSLAQELLASQQLEVDPIVQPVSFASQQMAGREPQNAALASRRLLMAFGIKPRAWRAQLSALIDPQNA